The following proteins are encoded in a genomic region of Alnus glutinosa chromosome 8, dhAlnGlut1.1, whole genome shotgun sequence:
- the LOC133876267 gene encoding G-type lectin S-receptor-like serine/threonine-protein kinase At4g27290, producing the protein METFTHLFVCSFFFSLLRTSITQDSTITASQSIRDGGTLVSAGGSFQLGFFSPGNSKSRYVGIWYVISPEIVVWVANRNAPLNDRSGILKVTGDGILVLLNSTNGIVWSSNTSRRPENPVAQLLDTGNLVVKDKDDDNKDNILWQSFDYPCDTHLPEMKLGWDLVTGLDRFLSSWKSTEDPAQGEYSIRIDPRGLPQRVFMKGDSIKTRAGSWNGLGFTGRGLRPNPVYEYGFVLKEKEVYYEYKLLNKSVFSRYVLNPSGVAQRFNWVDRTHSWEPFFTSQADACENYAVCGGYATCNINNSPVCACLEGFLPKSPKQWDSVDWSGGCVRRTSLKCEDGDGFWKHKGVKLPDTSSSRFNKSMTLKECEEMCLKNCSCTAYASLDVRGEGSGCVMWFGSLVDTRQFSEGGQELYIRIAISELGMISLLCRLEKKRHSNKKKLVGIIVGSTLLVVGMIIVGLVLYIWKKKLRNQEMTKRNQMKDCDNESAKEDMELPVFDLATITNATDNFSNSNKLGEGGFGPVYKGTLPEGRDIAVKKLSNNSRQGLNELKNEVILIAKLQHRNLVKILGCCIQENENMLIYEYMPNKSLDCFIFDQAKSKLLDWHKRINIINGVAKGLLYLHEDSRLRIIHRDLKASNILLDNKMNPKISDFGLARSFGGDQIDSETNRIIGTYGYMSPEYVMHGQYSVKSDVFSFGVLVLEIVSGKKNKGFCHPDHQLNLLGHAWELWIEDKPIEFMDDLVGDLRTLSNVLRHIHVGLLCVQQRPEDRPNMSSVIQMFSSESLLPKPKQPGFFTYSPKADSCSTKHGTCSANEMTTTIIEAR; encoded by the exons ATGGAAACCTTTACCCATCTTTTTGTctgctctttcttcttctccctcttaaGAACCTCCATTACACAAGACAGTACTATTACGGCAAGTCAATCCATCAGAGACGGTGGCACTTTAGTTTCAGCTGGCGGATCATTTCAATTGGGATTCTTCAGCCCAGGTAATTCCAAAAGTCGATATGTGGGGATATGGTATGTGATATCTCCGGAGATAGTTGTCTGGGTAGCCAACAGAAATGCTCCGCTTAACGATCGCTCAGGTATTCTTAAGGTAACCGGTGATGGAATTCTTGTGCTTCTTAATAGCACGAATGGTATTGTTTGGTCATCTAATACATCAAGAAGGCCTGAAAATCCAGTTGCGCAGCTCTTGGACACCGGGAATCTTGTTGTTAAAGATAAAGATGATGATAACAAAGACAACATTTTGTGGCAGAGTTTTGATTATCCTTGTGACACACACCTACCGGAAATGAAGCTTGGATGGGATTTAGTAACTGGTCTAGATAGGTTTTTATCATCTTGGAAGAGCACGGAAGATCCTGCTCAAGGTGAGTATTCAATACGCATAGATCCTCGTGGGCTTCCGCAAAGAGTTTTTATGAAGGGAGATTCAATAAAGACTAGAGCAGGGTCATGGAATGGCCTTGGTTTTACGGGTCGTGGGTTAAGACCGAATCCAGTATATGAGTATGGATTCGTGTTGAAAGAGAAGGAGGTCTATTACGAGTACAAACTCTTAAACAAATCTGTTTTCTCAAGATATGTGCTAAACCCATCAGGCGTTGCACAACGATTCAATTGGGTGGATCGGACACATAGTTGGGAGCCTTTCTTTACATCCCAGGCAGATGCGTGCGAAAATTATGCCGTATGCGGTGGATATGCTACCTGCAACATCAATAACTCACCTGTATGTGCATGCTTGGAAGGATTCTTACCCAAGTCTCCAAAACAGTGGGATTCAGTAGATTGGTCTGGTGGGTGTGTTCGAAGGACTTCTTTGAAAtgcgaagatggagatggaTTCTGGAAGCACAAGGGGGTGAAATTGCCTGACACATCTTCTTCCAGGTTCAACAAGAGCATGACCCTCAAGGAATGCGAAGAAATGTGTTTGAAAAACTGCTCCTGCACAGCATATGCAAGTTTAGATGTGAGGGGAGAAGGAAGCGGCTGCGTGATGTGGTTTGGTAGCCTAGTTGATACAAGACAATTCTCTGAGGGTGGGCAAGAACTGTATATAAGAATTGCCATTTCCGAATTGGGTATGATTTCacttctat GTCGGCTTGAGAAAAAGAGGCACTCCAACAAGAAGAAACTAGTAGGAATTATAGTCGGCTCAACATTACTAGTCGTGGGAATGATAATAGTTGGATTGGTCTTATAcatatggaagaagaaactcaGAAACCAAG aaatgacaaaaagaaatcaaatgaaGGATTGTGACAATGAAAGTGCGAAAGAAGATATGGAGTTACCGGTATTTGATTTGGCAACCATAACAAATGCCACAGATAATTTTTCAAACAGCAACAAGTTGGGAGAAGGTGGCTTTGGACCTGTGTACAAG GGTACATTGCCAGAAGGGAGAGATATAGCTGTGAAGAAGCTTTCAAATAATTCTAGACAAGGACTGAACGAGttaaaaaatgaagttatttTGATTGCTAAACTTCAACACCGTAATCTTGTGAAGATTCTTGGTTGTTgcattcaagaaaatgaaaacatgttAATCTATGAATACATGCCCAACAAAAGCTTGGATtgctttatttttg ATCAAGCAAAGAGTAAATTACTAGACTGGCATAAGCGCATCAACATTATTAATGGTGTTGCTAAAGGGCTTCTCTATCTTCATGAAGACTCTAGACTGAGAATTATTCATAGAGATCTCAAAGCTAGCAATATCCTTCTGGATAACaaaatgaatccaaaaatttcgGACTTTGGCCTGGCTAGATCTTTTGGGGGAGATCAAATTGATTCTGAGACCAATAGGATTATTGGAACATA TGGTTATATGTCTCCTGAGTATGTGATGCATGGACAGTACTCAGTCAAATCTGATGTATTTAGCTTTGGAGTTTTAGTATTAGAGATAGTGAGTGGGAAGAAGAACAAAGGATTTTGCCACCCAGACCACCAACTTAATCTTCTTGGACAT gCATGGGAACTTTGGATTGAAGACAAACCAATAGAATTTATGGATGACTTGGTTGGTGACTTGCGCACATTGTCTAATGTATTACGACATATTCATGTGGGTCTGTTATGTGTGCAACAAAGACCGGAAGATAGACCAAACATGTCGTCTGTGATTCAAATGTTTAGTAGTGAGAGCTTATTGCCTAAGCCAAAACAACCGGGTTTCTTTACATATTCACCTAAAGCAGATTCTTGTTCTACCAAGCATGGAACTTGTTCAGCAAACGAAATGACCACTACAATAATTGAAGCACGATAA